In Cicer arietinum cultivar CDC Frontier isolate Library 1 chromosome 7, Cicar.CDCFrontier_v2.0, whole genome shotgun sequence, the genomic window aaaaattgtgttatgATATACCAACTAATAcactcaaattttaaataatgttatattaatatataagaaaattataaattttacacacaataaaatgataaagaaaaaaagtattcATGAGTGTGATGCAAGTATCGGCGATATTTTAGAAGTatatatacttaaaaataaacgagattgtaaatataaaaatataagtaaaaataggTTAAGTCGGATTAGacttacattaaaaatattagatcTGACTTTAACCTATTACATTTAAAAGATCTCTTGTCAAGGATTGTTCCGACTTTCTTAAAATTTTGACAagaactaaaaacatattttaaagtttaattcattattattttatgaaagtCTACATTattcatcattatatttttgtaaataaacaaacaagttaacatgttaattaattaaattctattttattatcttatctgatattttagagattataactttatatattttataatatacacTTAAGTATCTCAAACATTGATATAGatcataatatttaaattacaaaaaaatattaacaaacttatgatttaactataaaaacttaataatataatattagtagtaataaataatttatttgtatttatttcaaaaagaattttacttatattttattaaataatttgatttaataaacataaaaagttTTTGATGACTTTATTTATTTCGAAtgtttttaactaaataaactcttaaaaataatttagcccaccttatataaaataaaaaaaattgttaataaacTATAGGCCAACTTGGTCTATTTTATTTTCACCTCCATGCCCTAATAAggtaattgttattattttttaaaaggtaaTAATAAGACAATAatgtatatttcaaaaaaaaaaaaaagaaagaaaagaaactacaatgtattataaaataaaagaggcAACAATGGAGATCGAAGtcttatttgaattatttttttattaatagaaatgATGTTTTTCGAttcaaatcataaaatatatatggatgcaatataaatttattaaaaaataaaaagaataaatctTATAATGAATTCACGGTATCTTAGTTAATATTGTAATATTACAACatacttataaatataataaaatttatgtgtTTGAAATACTTGTATCTCTAGACTTATAACGTCGACGAtactaaaatcaattaaaatttgtaataaattaaaCTTACTTTGTTCATTTGAATTAACACGAATACAGTATGTCGagacaaaaactaaaaaataccACACTAAGACAAAAAATATCACTTTTGTCAAGAAAAATCACCAAAAAAGTACCCAAAAAATGAGTAGAAattatctatttaaataaaaaagaaaaaataattttaatgaataattataaacaaaaaaaaaaaatcttaaaccaCACGTCTATTAAAAAGAACTGGGAGATGAGaaagtataatatttatttagagAGGATTTGGAAAGTTATGAacttataataattttacataaaatcaaaatataaaatcattaataaaaataaatgacaattcaaatttataattaatttaaataacgTTTTTATCATGACGACATGTCACAtgtaattttatatgttttgtttcACAAAtgtttagtaaaaatattatattggaCATGTAAATTGTAGAGATGGATAAAAGTACTTAGTTTtataatcacaattatgaatcATATGTTAAAGCTACTTAAATGATATgacatgacaaaataatctatttttattaattgttaattttagaAAGTTTCATATTGCAATATATGTTCATTTCACTTTTTAAaagtgtgtatttttttttaaagagagcCATAaagaaaaaatctaaaaaattattgtcgctattttttttacaaatatttaaatattaaatattaaatatacacaattttgtaataaaaaagtaaacatgaaaaataataataacgaaaataatacacaaaaagtaaaattaagaataattttacatacataaatgaattacctaattttcttataaaaacaaaattgaaaatgaacattccgttaaaaaaaaaaaacaaaaaacaaagttgaaacttttgaaacccTTAAAAACAGACGCAGCTCAAGCACACGCAGACACGCACTAACAGAGCAGCACTAAGGTGAGAAGTTGTTCTTTGTTCATTTCACCAATGGCTCAGTTGAAAGCATTTCCTTCACATCCATGCGTTTCTACTCCTCCTTCCCTACATGCAACAGGTTCTCCTTGCAAAAATCCtatgttatttatttgaatgatgataacaatttcaaaacccCATTTCTCTGATGCTGATAACATTTTATCATGACCCTTTATTCTCTTTTTTGGTTCCTTGATTTTTATTTGCAGATAACATTTTGTTTAATCGGTCCTGGAAGGCAAACCCATGTTCTTTCAAAGAGGTGATCGTTATTCAAACTTTAATTAATTCTTAAAGTTTACAAACATACGTTGTTGCTTCATATTTTGAGACCCTTTTTTGTTTACATATTTGTTTTGGTCTTATTTTGGACTTTTCTGTTATTTGTAGTTGAGGCCAAGAGGTAATGTTGGTGCCGGTAGACTTCAAGGTGAGATTTATTTGTCTTAAGATTCATTGTAATATGTGGTTGGCATTGCCtttattttcttgatttatAAACACAATATGAATAATGGTGGAtctttaaattaagaagaatcACTCATTTGCATTTAGTATTTCTTATTGTTCTAATGTGTATCTATTGTTGAGTCTTTTAATTAAGATTCAAGACTTTGTTAATTATTAACGTGCTATGTCTCTAATTGTATTCTTTATCTGTTAGAATTGACTCATCTGTTTTCACTGTGAATTTGAATGTGAAAATGAGCATTTCCTATAAGAATTTTGTCATAACaacaataaacaaataaatttatggaTGGTTTGTGTTGAAAGTGGATAAATTCAGTGGAGGCACGTGTGTTCGGTGttgattatattgatttgaTGCTGTTTTGATATTTCAGTTTAATGTTTATAATGCTATTGGAATTCTTGTGACATGCAGTTGTTAAAGCCGTAGTGCGCAGTGATACAGATGTAGAAGTTTCTGAAGCCAAGAAGGGTAGTGGGCTACGCGGAAAATTGAATAAGGTCGTACTGGCTTATAGTGGCGGCTTAGACACGTCAGTCATTGTGCCTTGGCTGAGGTATAGACGTTGCCTTGATATTTTTCTCGTTTTTCTACTAGATTTCTATCATTGGTTCAGGATCCACTCCCTTGTGTAATCTGAATGACAAGTTTTTTGAATGGAATGTGTAAATAAAGACCAGGAACCATTTTGAGATTGTAATTATAGATGATCCAACGAGTTTTAAACTCAAAGTGTTGGTGTTTTGTATTAAATTAAAGTGTGGGAATTTATTTTTGGCGattctttctttttatgtaATTCAGGATTTGACTGGGGATATTGAACAGTAGATACTCCGTGACTGCGACATTACCTATTGTTGaatagtttttttgttgttgttgttgttgttatattATCTTACTTAATAATTttggtgttgcagagagaattATGGCTGTGAGGTTGTTTGCTTCACTGCTGATGTTGGCCAAGTATGTTGTGacttttagatttaatttttgtaGTCAAGATTATTGTTCTCTAAATTGGTTATTGGAAGAGACGGTTTAAGATTGTAAACATCTGGCTtggagatttttttttactcagtTTATCGCTGATGTTTTACATGTGTGGcaacaaaattaatttcatagGGTATAAAAGAATTGGATGGTCTAGAAGCCAAAGCCAAAGCCAGTGGAGCCTCTCAATTAGTTGTAAAGGACTTGAGGGAGGAATTTGTTAAAGATTACGTATTTCCTTGCCTGCGTGCTGGTGCCATTTATGAGAGGAAGTATTTGCTTGGGACCTCAATGGCCCGCCCTGTAATTGCAAAGGTACTTCTACTTGAAGTTTGGTATTTCATTTCACCTGTAATTGACAATGATAGCGGAGGATACTTATGTCACCACTcctaaaatataatgaaattatattaattgattCGTGATGACTGGTAGGCCATGGTGGATGTTGCCAAAGAAGTTGGAGCCGATGCTGTCTCCCACGGGTGTACAGGGAAAGGAAATGATCAGGCATGTCTTACTATTAGGTTTACGTCACTATGTTGTGCCAATCATATTATTCTGACTGgtttatttgtaaatatttaggTTCGATTTGAGCTCACTTTCTTTGCTCTGAACCCCAAGCTAAACATTGTGGCTCCGTGGAGGGAGTGGGATATTACAGGGAGAGAAGATGCCATTGAGTATGCTAAAAAGCATAATGTTCCTGTTCCAGTGACAAAGAAATCCATATACAGCAGGGATAGGAACCTATGGCACCTTAGCCATGAGGTATGCATTGTGGTTATCCCCCATCTAGCTGT contains:
- the LOC101489509 gene encoding argininosuccinate synthase, chloroplastic; this encodes MAQLKAFPSHPCVSTPPSLHATDNILFNRSWKANPCSFKELRPRGNVGAGRLQVVKAVVRSDTDVEVSEAKKGSGLRGKLNKVVLAYSGGLDTSVIVPWLRENYGCEVVCFTADVGQGIKELDGLEAKAKASGASQLVVKDLREEFVKDYVFPCLRAGAIYERKYLLGTSMARPVIAKAMVDVAKEVGADAVSHGCTGKGNDQVRFELTFFALNPKLNIVAPWREWDITGREDAIEYAKKHNVPVPVTKKSIYSRDRNLWHLSHEGDILEDPANEPKKDMFMISVDPEDAPDQAEYLEIGVEAGLPVSLNGKRLSPATLLAELNEIGGKHGIGRIDMVENRLVGMKSRGVYETPGGTILFAAARELEFLTLDRETIQVKDSLALKYAELVYAGRWFDPLRQSMDAFMEKITATTTGSVTLKLYKGSVTVTGRKSPFSLYRQDISSFEGSDIYDQADAAGFIRLYGLPMRVRAMLEQGL